One genomic segment of Cellulophaga sp. HaHaR_3_176 includes these proteins:
- a CDS encoding cyclopropane-fatty-acyl-phospholipid synthase family protein — METTIVNISEITNSESNQNRIETANFYNEATADYKFWSTDFNMHFGYFIPFKTNPFKRDSMLNEMNNQVLKKLEIPNNTATIADLGCGMGGTMRYALKRYKNLSAFGITLSDFQVQKGNELLKNLKGIILKENYNHTSFKSNFFEAATAIESFCHSGHSKQSFREAYRILKPNGKLVIADAFLKINEDQLCNGGKYAYQKLCNHWSLEKLGTITAVVEQLKKQGFSKVEVENISFKVAPSVLHVPFAILGFTFKNLFKKNGLKKESYHNLKGSFYALLSGLHMRSFGYYIITCTK; from the coding sequence ATGGAAACTACTATCGTAAACATTTCAGAAATTACAAATTCAGAATCTAATCAGAATCGTATAGAAACCGCAAATTTTTATAACGAAGCTACTGCTGATTATAAATTTTGGAGTACTGATTTCAATATGCATTTTGGTTATTTCATTCCTTTTAAAACAAATCCTTTTAAAAGAGATTCAATGTTGAATGAAATGAATAATCAAGTTTTGAAAAAATTAGAGATTCCAAATAACACTGCTACTATTGCTGATTTAGGTTGTGGTATGGGAGGCACTATGCGGTATGCTTTAAAACGATATAAAAATTTATCTGCTTTTGGAATAACATTATCAGACTTTCAGGTTCAAAAAGGAAACGAATTGCTTAAAAACCTGAAAGGGATTATACTTAAGGAAAATTACAACCACACCTCTTTTAAGTCTAACTTTTTTGAAGCCGCAACAGCTATTGAAAGCTTTTGCCATTCAGGCCATAGCAAACAATCTTTCAGAGAGGCATATAGAATACTTAAACCTAATGGCAAACTTGTAATTGCAGATGCCTTTTTAAAAATAAATGAAGATCAATTATGTAATGGTGGTAAATACGCATATCAAAAACTTTGCAACCATTGGAGTTTAGAAAAACTAGGTACCATAACAGCTGTTGTAGAGCAATTAAAAAAACAAGGTTTCTCAAAAGTTGAAGTTGAAAATATTTCATTTAAAGTAGCTCCCTCTGTATTACATGTGCCGTTTGCTATTTTAGGCTTTACTTTTAAAAATTTATTTAAGAAAAACGGTTTAAAAAAAGAAAGTTATCATAATTTAAAAGGTTCTTTCTATGCATTACTATCTGGTTTACATATGCGTAGTTTTGGATATTATATTATTACATGTACTAAATAA
- a CDS encoding TIGR01777 family oxidoreductase, giving the protein MNKLIIVGGSGFLGNAIAKHFVNTFKDIVILTRGASETKNGIRYTSWDAKSVGSWAKEFDNCDVLINMVGRSVDCRYTKKNKSLILSSRVDATKVLGEVLLKSEKPPKIWLNSSTATIYRHSLDLQMDEISGEIGNGFSVEVAKAWEKTFFASPLKNTRKIALRTSIVLGKNGGALVPLKKLAQIGFGGKQGNGNQFFSWIHITDFLRSIDFIIKTENIEGPINIVAPQPCTNAYLMEKIRKSISIGFGIPLSEKILKIGALCIQTETELILKSRNVIPGRLLNKGFEFQYPTIEKALNDLNTTS; this is encoded by the coding sequence ATGAATAAACTTATAATCGTAGGTGGTTCAGGATTTCTCGGAAATGCAATTGCCAAACATTTTGTAAATACATTTAAAGACATTGTAATTTTAACAAGAGGTGCTTCTGAAACTAAAAATGGAATCCGATATACTTCATGGGATGCAAAATCGGTTGGTAGCTGGGCAAAAGAGTTTGATAATTGTGATGTTCTTATAAATATGGTAGGCCGCTCTGTAGATTGCAGATATACTAAGAAAAACAAGAGCTTAATTTTATCTTCAAGGGTTGATGCCACTAAAGTTTTAGGTGAAGTACTTTTAAAAAGTGAAAAACCACCTAAAATTTGGTTGAACTCTTCAACCGCTACAATTTACCGTCATTCTTTAGATCTGCAAATGGATGAAATTTCTGGAGAAATTGGAAATGGTTTTTCTGTTGAGGTTGCTAAGGCATGGGAAAAGACTTTTTTCGCTTCACCATTAAAAAACACACGAAAAATTGCTTTACGAACCTCAATTGTATTAGGGAAAAATGGAGGTGCATTAGTTCCTTTAAAAAAATTAGCTCAAATAGGTTTTGGTGGTAAACAGGGTAACGGAAATCAATTTTTTAGTTGGATTCATATTACTGATTTCTTAAGAAGTATCGATTTTATTATTAAAACAGAAAATATAGAAGGTCCAATAAATATTGTTGCACCACAACCTTGCACAAATGCTTACCTAATGGAAAAGATTAGAAAAAGCATCTCTATTGGTTTTGGTATTCCGCTATCTGAAAAGATATTAAAAATAGGAGCTTTATGTATACAAACAGAAACAGAGCTAATTTTAAAAAGCAGAAATGTAATTCCTGGTAGATTACTAAATAAAGGCTTCGAATTTCAATACCCAACTATTGAAAAAGCGTTAAATGATTTGAATACTACTTCTTAG
- a CDS encoding rhodanese-like domain-containing protein — MRLVITLILLFLFNVNYAQNKSKSITEVSQSEFDNNVLLDVRTPEEYNEGHLLNALNINWFDKDFMIKVEKEFNKKEILYVYCKVGGRSAKAAKKLDSLGYVVVNLEGGYDAYLKTKK, encoded by the coding sequence ATGAGACTTGTTATTACCCTTATTTTGTTGTTTTTATTTAACGTTAATTACGCTCAAAATAAATCAAAATCTATCACAGAAGTTTCACAAAGTGAATTTGATAATAATGTGTTGTTAGATGTTAGAACCCCTGAGGAATATAATGAAGGTCATTTGCTAAATGCGTTAAATATTAATTGGTTTGATAAAGACTTTATGATTAAGGTTGAAAAAGAATTTAATAAAAAAGAGATATTGTATGTGTATTGCAAGGTAGGAGGCAGAAGTGCAAAGGCAGCCAAAAAATTAGACTCTTTAGGGTATGTTGTTGTTAATTTAGAAGGGGGTTATGATGCATATTTAAAAACTAAGAAGTAG
- a CDS encoding sigma-70 family RNA polymerase sigma factor, producing the protein MTSHSLHPETWVDQYADYLFNYAITRVNDTDIAKDLVQETFFAGLKSAKNFKGEAAERTWLIAILKRKVIDYYRKINSNKGKAEVRMNYSSSSDSEGDWLEEQVADPFSMLENDAIENEELGLAIQSCISNLPKKQSQVFMMKTVQGISTEDICNELGINPSNLWVMIHRSRTNLMNCLNQNWFKI; encoded by the coding sequence ATGACTTCTCATTCATTGCACCCTGAAACATGGGTTGATCAATATGCAGATTATCTGTTTAATTATGCCATAACACGCGTAAATGATACTGATATCGCGAAAGATTTAGTTCAAGAAACTTTTTTTGCAGGACTCAAATCTGCCAAAAATTTTAAAGGTGAAGCTGCTGAACGTACTTGGTTGATTGCCATCCTAAAAAGGAAAGTAATAGATTATTACCGAAAAATAAATTCGAATAAAGGTAAAGCAGAAGTTCGGATGAACTATAGCTCTAGTTCCGACTCTGAAGGAGATTGGCTAGAAGAACAAGTAGCCGACCCTTTCAGTATGTTAGAAAATGATGCTATAGAAAATGAAGAATTGGGTTTAGCTATTCAAAGTTGTATTTCTAACTTACCAAAAAAACAATCTCAAGTTTTTATGATGAAAACGGTTCAAGGAATAAGTACTGAAGATATTTGTAATGAACTTGGAATTAATCCGTCTAATCTTTGGGTGATGATTCACAGATCGAGAACAAACTTGATGAATTGCCTTAATCAAAATTGGTTTAAAATATGA
- the gcvP gene encoding aminomethyl-transferring glycine dehydrogenase produces the protein MKTDVFASRHIGIRAEDLPHMLKTVGVENLEQLIYETIPEDIRLKKPLALDNPMSENQFLEHLENLSQKNKVYATYIGLGYHESLTPSVIKRNILENPGWYTAYTPYQAEIAQGRLEALLNFQTMICDLTGMELANASLLDESTAAAEAMTMLFEVRSREQKKNNVLKFFVSEEILPQTLSLLKTRATPLGIELVIGNHENMDFSTDYYGAMLQYPGKTGQVFDYASFVSKAKENNIKVAVAADILSLVLLTPPGEFGADVVVGTTQRFGIPLGYGGPHAAFFATKEAYKRNIPGRIIGVTKDTDGNPALRMALQTREQHIKRDKATSNICTAQVLLAVMAGMYAVYHGPKGLKYIADTVHTSAVTLADALEKLGLYQVNTSFFDTITVKTESALVKPIAEKYEVNFLYSDENTISIALNEATSIEDVQLIVTIFSEALNKDTIQITDLKENSAIESNLQRTTSYLDNPVFNSYHSETEMMRYIKKLERKDLALNHSMISLGSCTMKLNAATEMLPLSSANWGNIHPFAPVEQAEGYQIMLKELEKSLNTITGFAGTSLQPNSGAQGEYAGLMVIRAYHESNNEAHRNICLIPASAHGTNPASAVMAGMKVVVTKTDEKGNIDVTDLEEKVAKYSGNLAALMVTYPSTHGVFESSIKHITKLIHDNGGQVYMDGANMNAQVGLTNPATIGADVCHLNLHKTFAIPHGGGGPGVGPICVAEQLVPFLPGNPIIKTGGENAISAISAAPWGSSLVCLISYGYIKMLGEYGLKRSTEIAILNANYIKHRLSGNFEVLYTGEKGRAAHEMILDCRPFKQNGIEVTDIAKRLMDYGFHAPTVSFPVAGTVMIEPTESEGLAELNRFCDAMISIRKEINEASDSDSNNVLKNAPHTLKMVTNDTWDFPYSREKAAFPLEYVSENKFWPSVRRVDDAYGDRNLICTCAPIEAYMEA, from the coding sequence ATGAAGACAGACGTGTTTGCATCTCGCCATATCGGCATAAGAGCAGAAGATCTTCCTCACATGCTAAAAACAGTTGGTGTTGAAAATCTAGAACAACTTATTTACGAAACAATACCCGAAGATATTCGTTTAAAAAAACCCCTTGCTCTAGATAATCCTATGAGCGAGAATCAGTTTTTAGAACATCTTGAAAACCTATCTCAAAAAAACAAAGTATACGCTACATATATCGGCTTAGGATATCATGAAAGCTTAACTCCTTCTGTTATAAAAAGAAATATTCTTGAAAACCCGGGTTGGTATACTGCTTACACACCTTACCAAGCTGAAATTGCTCAAGGTAGATTAGAAGCGTTATTAAATTTTCAAACCATGATCTGTGATTTAACAGGTATGGAACTTGCAAATGCTTCTCTTTTAGATGAAAGTACTGCTGCAGCGGAAGCTATGACTATGCTTTTTGAAGTAAGAAGTAGAGAACAAAAAAAGAATAATGTTTTGAAATTCTTCGTATCTGAAGAAATATTACCACAAACACTTTCTCTTTTAAAAACAAGGGCTACCCCATTAGGTATTGAATTGGTAATTGGAAATCATGAAAACATGGATTTCAGTACTGATTATTATGGAGCTATGTTACAATACCCAGGTAAAACTGGACAAGTTTTTGACTATGCTAGTTTTGTTTCGAAAGCAAAAGAAAACAATATTAAAGTTGCTGTAGCTGCTGATATTTTAAGTTTAGTTTTACTAACCCCACCTGGTGAGTTTGGTGCTGATGTTGTTGTAGGAACTACACAACGTTTTGGTATTCCATTAGGTTACGGTGGGCCCCACGCAGCGTTTTTTGCTACAAAAGAAGCCTACAAAAGAAATATTCCTGGTCGTATAATTGGTGTAACTAAAGATACTGATGGCAACCCTGCATTACGCATGGCTTTGCAAACCAGAGAACAACATATTAAAAGAGATAAAGCTACATCTAATATTTGCACTGCTCAAGTTTTATTAGCTGTTATGGCAGGTATGTATGCCGTATATCATGGCCCAAAAGGCTTAAAGTATATTGCCGATACTGTACACACCTCAGCTGTTACTCTTGCGGATGCTTTAGAAAAGCTAGGCCTTTACCAGGTAAACACATCATTTTTTGATACTATAACTGTAAAAACTGAATCAGCCCTTGTTAAACCTATTGCTGAAAAATATGAGGTAAACTTTTTATACAGTGATGAAAATACAATTTCGATAGCATTAAATGAAGCTACTTCTATTGAAGACGTACAGCTTATTGTTACTATATTTTCTGAAGCTTTAAATAAAGATACTATTCAAATTACAGATTTGAAAGAAAACTCTGCAATTGAATCGAACTTACAAAGAACAACTTCTTATTTAGATAATCCTGTTTTTAACTCGTACCATTCTGAAACAGAAATGATGCGATATATTAAAAAACTAGAACGTAAAGATTTAGCATTAAACCATTCTATGATTTCATTAGGCTCTTGTACTATGAAATTGAATGCTGCTACTGAAATGCTACCGTTGAGTTCTGCTAATTGGGGTAATATACACCCATTTGCACCTGTGGAACAAGCAGAAGGGTATCAAATTATGTTGAAAGAGCTTGAAAAAAGCTTAAATACAATTACAGGGTTCGCAGGCACATCTCTACAACCAAATTCTGGCGCACAAGGTGAGTATGCAGGTTTAATGGTTATTAGAGCATACCATGAATCTAACAATGAAGCACATAGAAATATTTGTTTAATACCAGCTTCTGCACACGGCACAAACCCTGCTTCAGCTGTTATGGCAGGTATGAAGGTTGTTGTTACTAAAACAGATGAAAAAGGAAATATTGATGTTACTGACCTTGAAGAAAAAGTAGCTAAATACTCTGGAAATCTTGCTGCCTTAATGGTAACATACCCATCTACTCACGGTGTTTTTGAATCATCAATAAAGCATATTACAAAACTTATTCACGATAACGGTGGGCAAGTATATATGGATGGCGCAAATATGAATGCACAAGTAGGCCTTACAAACCCTGCTACTATTGGCGCTGATGTTTGTCATTTAAATTTACACAAGACGTTTGCTATACCACATGGTGGTGGTGGACCAGGTGTTGGACCAATTTGCGTTGCCGAACAATTAGTTCCTTTTTTACCAGGCAATCCAATAATTAAAACTGGTGGAGAGAATGCAATTTCTGCAATTTCTGCTGCTCCTTGGGGAAGCTCTTTAGTTTGTTTAATATCTTATGGATATATAAAAATGTTAGGAGAATATGGCTTAAAACGCTCTACTGAAATTGCAATTTTGAATGCTAATTACATCAAACATCGCTTAAGTGGAAACTTTGAAGTTCTATATACAGGAGAAAAAGGACGAGCTGCTCATGAAATGATACTTGACTGCCGACCTTTTAAACAAAATGGAATTGAAGTAACTGATATCGCTAAAAGATTAATGGATTATGGTTTTCATGCTCCAACAGTTTCTTTTCCTGTTGCAGGTACTGTCATGATTGAACCTACAGAAAGTGAAGGCCTAGCTGAATTAAATCGTTTTTGTGATGCTATGATTTCTATTAGAAAAGAAATTAATGAAGCATCTGATAGCGACTCAAACAATGTTTTAAAAAATGCGCCTCATACTTTAAAAATGGTTACTAATGATACTTGGGATTTTCCTTATAGTAGAGAAAAAGCTGCCTTTCCTTTAGAATATGTATCCGAAAATAAATTTTGGCCATCAGTTCGAAGAGTAGACGATGCTTATGGAGACCGTAATTTAATATGCACATGCGCACCTATTGAAGCCTACATGGAAGCATAA
- a CDS encoding 3-oxoacyl-ACP synthase III family protein has product MKIGITGTGSYIPTVLTTNKDFINHKFLNNDGSTFAYENDVVIDKFKAITGIANRRYVTNDLNTSDIAFFAAEKAIADAGIDKESLDYIILAHNFGDVKHGQSQGDTLPSLATRVKSKLKIKNPKCVAYDILFGCPGWIEGVIQANAFIKSGIAKKCLVIGAETLSRVVDDYDRDSMIYSDGAGATIIESSDENGEILAHASATYAFEESNYLFFGQSYSLEDTTTTNYIKMHGRKIYEFAVTNVPAAMKDCLDSSGLHISDVKKIFIHQANEKMDEAIVKRFYKAYGMQMPEGIMPMNIKELGNSSVATIPTLFDMVKRGKLENQAIEKGDVVIFASVGAGMNINAIIYRH; this is encoded by the coding sequence ATGAAAATCGGAATTACTGGAACAGGTTCTTATATACCAACTGTTTTAACCACAAATAAAGACTTTATAAATCATAAATTTCTTAATAATGACGGAAGCACGTTCGCATATGAAAATGATGTTGTTATTGATAAATTTAAAGCCATAACAGGTATTGCAAACCGACGTTATGTTACAAATGATTTAAATACTTCTGATATTGCATTTTTTGCTGCTGAAAAAGCAATTGCAGATGCAGGAATTGATAAAGAATCACTAGATTATATAATTTTAGCTCATAATTTTGGTGATGTAAAGCATGGTCAATCACAAGGAGATACATTACCTAGTTTAGCAACAAGAGTAAAGAGTAAATTAAAAATTAAAAATCCTAAGTGCGTTGCTTATGATATTTTATTTGGTTGCCCTGGTTGGATTGAAGGCGTAATACAAGCTAATGCTTTTATTAAAAGTGGCATTGCTAAAAAATGCCTTGTTATTGGTGCCGAAACACTTTCTAGAGTAGTAGATGATTACGATCGAGATTCAATGATATATTCTGATGGTGCGGGAGCTACGATTATAGAAAGCTCTGATGAAAATGGTGAAATTTTAGCTCATGCTTCTGCTACATACGCTTTTGAAGAGTCTAATTATTTATTTTTCGGACAATCGTACTCTTTAGAAGACACTACAACCACTAACTACATTAAAATGCATGGTCGTAAAATTTACGAATTTGCAGTAACAAATGTACCGGCTGCTATGAAAGATTGTTTAGATAGCAGTGGATTACATATTAGCGATGTGAAAAAGATTTTTATTCATCAAGCTAATGAAAAAATGGATGAAGCCATTGTTAAACGCTTTTATAAAGCTTATGGCATGCAAATGCCAGAAGGTATTATGCCTATGAATATTAAAGAATTAGGAAATAGCTCAGTTGCGACCATCCCTACTCTTTTTGATATGGTAAAACGTGGAAAATTAGAAAATCAAGCAATTGAAAAAGGAGATGTTGTTATATTTGCAAGTGTTGGCGCAGGAATGAACATAAACGCCATTATATACAGACACTAA
- a CDS encoding methyltransferase: MYENSFPNKRFEHTLNFLQKHISTSQPILDLGVENPFSKIMKEHGFKVENTKGEDLDIDFSSVIKSDADVVTAFEIFEHLLAPFNVLREIKSKKLVASIPMRLWFSPAYQSKTDKWDRHYHEFEDWQFDWLLEKAGWKIIDRAKFTNPIKKIGFRPLLRKFTPRYYIIYAERI; encoded by the coding sequence ATGTACGAAAACAGTTTTCCGAATAAGCGTTTTGAACATACTTTAAACTTTCTTCAAAAACATATTTCGACCTCACAACCTATACTCGATTTAGGTGTAGAAAACCCGTTTTCAAAAATCATGAAAGAACATGGTTTTAAAGTAGAGAATACGAAAGGTGAAGATTTAGATATAGATTTTTCTTCTGTTATAAAATCTGATGCAGATGTAGTTACTGCTTTTGAAATTTTTGAACACCTACTCGCTCCTTTTAATGTTCTAAGAGAAATAAAAAGTAAAAAACTAGTTGCTAGTATACCGATGCGATTATGGTTTTCACCTGCTTACCAGAGCAAAACTGATAAGTGGGATAGACATTATCATGAGTTTGAAGATTGGCAGTTTGATTGGCTATTAGAGAAGGCTGGCTGGAAAATTATCGATCGCGCAAAATTTACTAACCCAATTAAAAAAATAGGCTTTCGACCATTATTAAGAAAGTTTACACCTCGCTATTACATTATTTACGCTGAGCGCATTTAA
- a CDS encoding response regulator transcription factor, producing the protein MKSYMPKIMVLDDDPQFHEAYRYYFETYHDYSLAGIFKTVKDALLVYNDIMPDIIISEVDIPDIGGIEAIKYFRKIDPNVKVIMLSTKSDFELVKVAFKNRANGYLTKPVTKQRLHHALDSIKFEGAAMSHDIAEKLFSMFQKKTYDSFSKRENQIIECLCNGGTYKMIAEKLFITTSAVNFHIQNIYLKLNVNSKSEALEKLQTLDAY; encoded by the coding sequence ATGAAATCCTACATGCCTAAAATAATGGTGCTTGATGATGATCCCCAATTTCATGAAGCTTACCGTTATTATTTTGAAACTTACCACGATTATTCCTTAGCAGGAATTTTTAAAACAGTAAAAGATGCTTTGTTAGTTTATAACGATATAATGCCAGATATTATTATATCTGAAGTCGATATCCCTGATATCGGAGGTATTGAAGCTATTAAGTATTTTAGAAAAATAGACCCTAATGTTAAGGTTATAATGCTTAGTACTAAAAGTGATTTTGAATTAGTTAAAGTCGCTTTTAAAAATAGAGCTAATGGTTATTTGACAAAGCCTGTTACTAAGCAGAGGTTGCATCATGCTTTAGATTCTATAAAATTTGAAGGAGCTGCAATGAGTCATGATATTGCAGAAAAATTATTCTCTATGTTTCAAAAGAAAACTTACGATTCTTTTTCGAAGAGAGAAAACCAAATTATAGAATGTTTGTGTAATGGTGGTACTTATAAAATGATTGCCGAAAAGCTATTTATTACAACAAGTGCTGTTAATTTTCACATTCAAAATATCTATTTAAAATTGAACGTAAATTCTAAATCAGAAGCATTAGAAAAGCTTCAGACATTAGACGCATATTAA